In the genome of Aedes aegypti strain LVP_AGWG chromosome 2, AaegL5.0 Primary Assembly, whole genome shotgun sequence, the window GATGCCAAGCCATTTGTTGGCCCGGTGTGGGTGTTAAATGACGACATCACCGCACACTATCCCGGTAATATTTCGAGCTTCCTGAATGTCTCTCGCTGGACTGAAGCGCGCTGGGCTGACTGACGCTCGCTCGGCTCTATCATTATTGTAATAGCTGCGACAcggtacccgagcagaagaaaattgctGGAGAATAGCAATTGAGGGTATTCCAcaccagataattttcaatactaaTTATCTCAATAAAGCATGAAAGAGCTCTGCATATGAtaataaatactttaaaaaatatctcaTGTATATTCTACAAACACCATACTCATAATTGGATCATGTTTTACAATACCTAAATGATGCTTTTTCATGTAGATGTGAATAtcttcaatagtagttcaataccaagcagtcctcaatagctttcGAATAGCTTCAAAACCATGATAATATCAAATTGAGGTATGGACAATACCTGGACTGCTAAACCATACCCAATTATTGTACAATagcaaaatatggtatgcatagatAGGTGCGAGTTATTCGTTTCTGCTCGGGTAGAAGTGTACGGTTGCACGGCAGTGCTTTTAATTATGCTGATGCGATACATTTCAAGTGTTTGAACAGGAGAGCTGTTCTTTTTACGGGTTATTTAATCCAGTAAACGATCAGGTGGGAAATTGCTCGTTACTCAAGATCAGCTGCATCAAGTGTCGGTTTGATCATTCCTTCCAACGCCCTTGATTTTTCATACATCAGTCTagagttattaccaattttaaaaccagacaaaaatcctgcagaaacttctagctatcgtccaatcagtttgctttcttgcatcagtaaactttttgaaacggtcattttaaacagaatgatggcccacatcaacgaaaattcaatttttgccgatgaacagttcgaattccgccatggacattcgatcactcatcaacttttgcgtgtaacaaatttgatccgttccaacaaatctgaaggctattctactgaccttgctcttctagacatagaaaaagcattcgacagtgtttggcatgaaggtttgatcgttaaattaaaaaaaataattttctaacatacattgttagagtaatttaaagttatctgttaaatcgtacacttcaggctaATTATCataactccaggtctgaaaaacttcctgtaagagctggtgttcctcaaggcagcattttgggaccaatattatacaatattttcacatctgacttacctgagttaccttagggatgtcaaaaatccttgattgcggatgacacaggcctctccgccaaaggacgaagcctgcgtgtcatctgtagtcgattgcaaaaaagtttggatatttttttcttcatacgtgcaaaaatggaagatttctcttaatgtttccaaaactcaattaataatattcccacataaaccaaaagctctttatttgaaaccttcaagtagacatgttgtcacgatgagaggggttccaataaattggtcagatgaacttaagtatctagggctcatgctagataagaatttaactttcaaaaatcatattgagggcattcaagccaaatgtaataaatatgtaaaattattattattattaacaggaaatcaaaactttgtcttaagaacaagcttttgatattcaaacaaattttcaggccagctatgttgtatgctgtaccaatgtgGACTACCTgttgtaaggactgttcattttataaagtggacaccttgtgcatgctgtttctttcttattaatcaatgaaatttcaatcggttttatGCACATCGTtggactagtattgtacaatgttgtgataataaaaattctccaaaataattaaatttcatacgaatatggaacaacgattagatcggtcgattttttgaggttatcaaaatcaatgattgtaagaaattggctggaaaattcgataatttatattttctattttcaaaaaaggcttgttcttcgaaagcatcatcaatcagaagcctgacggaaaaaatcaagttatttttggagcaacaactttacagatataataaaatcaattttcccacataattttaaagattttttttttaaatttgatgggaattgatatgagtagaattttttgtgtaaaagtacgtcctgacggaagtcctagtatagtattaatatgaaaaataacttacgccttcatagagtaagtccccacgtcacattcaaagcacaacagaaacacaattgctttattcttagaagacctatcaaagtacattgacaatcatcaaaattggcaacactgctgtaataaaatcgattttattttccacatattattttcataatatgttattctgagattaccaattgaaaaatttggagaaaactgtttacaatttgctgtagatcgataaatatgcgtacatgattttaaaagtatgatactttttagtaaaactactataaacagtaaaatttatacttaagactgtggtttaatctcacgatttagctttcgtttatactaatatagtttctttagtaatccaaactagttttgaacacgctttttactgtttttttttgctgggagtgaaaggatggtgcatcagcaaatttggccataaatggataaatcactaaagttacctaatgtcatagaatggtggaatataattgatatttttaaagctttacctttactagaatagtaaaggatacaaacatacactttgttcataaaaataaggatttttgttttgcgaaaaataatgttaaactttgacggacagctttttttaagagtttttggaaaaactatttagctcttcaacttaataggtcaacgatacacagaaaaacGATTAcgattcaataaataaaaaagatatagcataaacaaagtgtccactttataaaatgaacagtccttaatatcAGGAAGAatgctctgcagagaattcaaaataaaattttgaaaatgattctgaagcttcctccctgatttagtactaatgagttacatagaatatccaatgttgaaacattggaacaaatgtcaagtagggtaggtgtaccagttatggacataatggttccctatttcgccatacgtgataatttgattattttcaaatttttaatcattctgtgtgttttagtagtttgataccaaatgaatcttgatgttaaaatattcgaaaatattcaaaatgtgaaagttttcgagaaaacacatatggccaaatagggaaccactatagccataactggtacactttccctacaatatttaataatttcgggcaaaaatcgttacaatcttctattgccacgaaatgggttatatatttaggttaagttaggttaagtaaattgaaaacgtgtttttctcgattgtaccccgtttggcataaagtcgtttggcataaggtcgtttggcataaatccatttggcataaagtcgtttggcataatggtcgtttggcataatggccgtttggcataatggccatttggcataatggccgtttggcataatgattgacttgaaataaatatcggcattttttaagcttttaccgagatcaacaccaccgagcccacagcaaaaaaatttggtaggttctaaacaagcgtgctgttcgttcagagattatacgagctaagaatttcaaaaaatgttgtgacattcgtgacgggtctctacatctcagaacatagagtacccttgagcttgttgcgatatacatgtttgaaaatagtaaattggcaaggaaagttcgcagttattcatcaagggaacgctcatagaatgtttcgctgcatatcaagctctgtcccagtttggacgtaacactcgctgaaaattacttgataaaaggatgatttttttttgcaaaatatcaaaagctctaatcaaaagatctattaatgcgacttaatgcaaaaatagcctttatacgagagcagattatttttcgtttaaaatgtttcagactctaacgcaaaaaaaaatcttttcacagaacagctcaaatgaacaacacatctttaaaagaaaatatttgtggcaaaacttttcaacggctcaaaataaattctaattttggaagtgtacatcaaaaacaccgtctattatcgagaaaagggaaaatttgtgattgaaataatatattttccagcatatctcgtaaggagatcacgcgtttgtcccaaaaaaagtatatatagaatattggcaggttccgaaataattataattctaacaacacatctggcaagaattgataataaaaatggttcacaattagctttactaaataataaaatttttaacagtataaacataaagaacagcctatttttaaaagaaggcaaaatttacaactaTACCAaaagtggcttttcgtactcaagaagcgtgcactagagcagcgtgctcGATTTGCGCATGAGGGTCATTTACACCTGGTACCTTTaaggccgttgggggaccacttagcgtccacgtagggacttcaaatttttacatgatttttttcttaccaaaacgagcactttagaatgacgaacttataacatttcgcattttcgaaaaataagggacggcctaacctacacgttaatgcttcaagtgtacgatttgtcctttgaaggaagcaccacactagacaacggactagtatGCAACGCCGATTGTGCCTCTAATGGTaaaacgttcctgacgaaaagttttccggactgaagcgggaatcgaacccacaccccttgacacgatgcggctaaatgcctggtaacactaaccgcacggccacgaagcccacgctAAGGGTACAACTAATCCTTTGTAGCATCCGTTGGTTCTTTGTGCGAGTGTAGTTGTtctgattgtaccccgtttggcataaagtcgtttgcaataaagccgtttggcataaacttgttaagaatgaatatcggcattttcgcagcttttaccgagatcaacaccaccaagcccatagcaaaaaaaaccGTAGGTTCGCAATAACCGTGGTGATTGTTCAGAGAAATtccaatgtcaaaaattgtagtgacAATAGAAGGCATAACTAAACAAAACTCGTGACTGGTCTGGTGGAAAATCTTTTcggaaaaatgataattttctccacatcccagaacatagagtatcattaAGCTAGTTGCGATatgcatatttgaaaatagtaaattggcaaagaaaattcgCAGTTATCGATAAAGGGAACGCTTaaagaatatttcgctgcagatcaagctctgtcccagtttggacgtgaCACTTGATGATAATTACTTGGATAAAAGGGAAAATgtatttgcaacatatttaaagCTCTTATTAcaagatctattattgcagcataatgccaAAATAGcccccaagcagcacagtttgttgcaactcaagaataaaattatctcttgaaactaatcagagttgtcaattgttgaaagtttgacttacaattgcactgaatagcaatgCAAAAAGCGCATGAGGCGGAGTAtgtttgaaacatatttaagttctatcgaaattgcttatttaGTGAACGGGAATCAAAtttccgacctcaagatcaccaatgttctcctctactcactactccaccagctcttcgaacaattgcttcgccaaagcactataaaagcgaccacatgccccattaatcaaagcttgttgcttataacttgactgcacccttcggaatacatGTTCATTACTGGCGAAATTGGGCCaagcctgaaataatctaaacttttcgcaaaaacttccacgcaacacatgagaaacaccttttaaacaaacaaactgttgctagatcATGTTTTCCTTGTGAGACGCAagtcaaccatattgcaactggattgaaacaaacaaacttctagctgtcatacacgtagtttagtgAAACGTtctcgcaactgggatgaatctttttgagttgggggtatgggaacgaaaattaaatgcaagttgcggatgctttaaggtgaagataaatcgaagccaaacctcaaattttcaagagcacaaatttggagagccaaacatccgtttaagctgataacttaaggtgaagatgaatcgaagccaaatctcaaattttcaagagcacaaatctggaaaaccgcacaCCCGTTtgggctgaaaacttaatcgattggtcaccaccagctagtgaccaatcgattaagttttcagcttaaaaggatgtttggttctccagatccgtgctcttgaaaatttgaagtttggcttcgattcatcttcaccttaatcgattgataactagctggtggtgaccaatcgattaagtttttagctcaaacggatgttcggttctccagaattgtgctcttgaaaatttcaaacttgGCTTGGCCATTTTTTAAGgagattatagaacgaagccacacctcaaattttcaagagcacaagaatTGGGAGCCAAACAGTGCTCcttgttgaaaatttattctAATGGTCactaccagcaagcaagcaatttgattgattttcatcgcgaactgttgtcagattctccagtcttgtgctcttgaaaattcaaagtttggcttcgttttataatcaccttaaaagcatttctttgaaagatttttcgCGTGCTagcgagagcagattatttttcgttcaaaatgtttaaggctctatctcaaaaaaatcttcttacGGCATAACTCAAATAAACAACACAATTctgaaagaaaatatttgtgacaAAACTTTataacgattcaatataaattttagttttggaagtgtacatcaaaaacactgtctattatcgaaataagggaaaatttgtgattgaaataatattttttcagcatatcccgaaaggagatcatgtgtttgcacaaaaaatatgttgaatattggcagattCTTAAGGTTTTATTATtctaacagcacgtcttgcaagaattgataaaacagcaaaatataaaaatggttaactaacagcttatttttaaaagaagataaaatttattattataccAATAGAAAATtgaacgccaaaaattattgcagtaTAATAAAACAcagaaaagacatcaaaaattgcgttcagaatcatcgaagtgattgtgctacttttcccctttgtgccagttccccgaatgacatttTCCCCGAATGTTCCGTTTCTCCGAAAAGTGGTCCAGTTTAATAGGttctataatagtcttcagtggctggatggtGAACGAGAAAAAACGATAAGCAATAAAAACAAGGAGCTATCCTGTCATATTTGCTacacacatgttggcaaaaatgctgaggacggtaaaactcgaaagaaccgccaattaaaagaagaaaagtGCATATCTAATGGTCAATtcattcaccaccctgaaatgtataaagtttcgacaattatgagtgccaaaaacttttcgggaaaatgGGCTAATcggggatattcggggaactggcgttcggtgAAACTACATTCGAAGTAACTGCCGTAATCGatgtctcttttcgctgataacttgaacAGATCAATGTTGACGAATGCCGCCCTTTTTTTCAAATggaaacaaaacaatatttaaaaaatatagctccaaagaacagcctatcagcctatatatttaaattaacagtttttatacctataactatggttacatcatatctagagaaaaaaaaaacatagaacgtttgaaagaagggtaaatttgtacTCAATATATCATATTCTTCAttgcaaaaaattattcaatagcgaaactcaaaagaagaaataatatttgaaggaaGGGTAATTTATGGATAAATAATAGAATACTATttacaataactttcctaatatgctttagtttgttcaagagcatatgattgttgaataaagtttcATTTTGTGTCAATTGtttccaaaacaagcctgatgtcatcagaaagattcaatagaaatgtAAAAACAAAAGTCAAATTAAGAaatacatgatttcagactttttatgccaaacgaatattatgctaaacgaccattatgccaaacgactttatgccaaatgacctaccaccgtaaGAACAGAtcgtacacggagaaatcagattacccaaaaaaataagttcttctcaaatttgggtaaactgcattggGCGTccctcgcaacagcaatgttgtcaaaaacagagagagacgcaccgacccatcgtcgaagtttaatggaataagccaaatttgggatCTATCAggtttacctaacgttaagttgtttttaCCCATCTCGAAGACTTCGAAAGCtctgggtagatttttttttacactgagttgttttgttttgccgttgtcaaatgaaaacaacctaatgataggtataAATAATTGATGGATTCCTTTCAAGTATCTGCTGGATAAAATCGTGGAATAATCTATGAAGTACTTATGAAGTGATCTCTGGAAAAATGTCAGAAGTTATTTCGGAAAAGTTCTGAAGGTATGTAAGGGggattaacaaaaaaaaaacatagtgtggctctttcaaaatttcgaaaaaatgtCAGTGTAGTTCTAAAAGACATAtacattgacatttttttttcttatatttgtGATGCAATTAatggaaaaatcattgaaaagccgccttgaaatccttgaagagaaACCCCTGGAGAAAATGTTAAGACATAGTTGAGTGAAATTCTTGGTTAAATGCATGGTGGATTTGCTGAAAAAACTGCTGAAGAAAATCTTCCTCAAAAAATCCATTCCTCACATAAAATATTTGTATgcattcatggaagaatccctagaatATTGTTTCCCAAACATGGTTTTCGCGACCGTCCGACCTGTCTGCGACTCGCTTTGCATGTACTACAAAAATAAAGCTGCCGAAACGTTGGTGGGTCAAAAAACCAAGTTTGGGAAGCGATGCTCTAGAGTAATTCCTCTGAGAACTTATATGGGAATCTTAGGgaaaattcttggtggaatttctgggtTTATTTTGGAAGGAATCTTAGTTTTATTCAAAGACTAACTGTGGTGGCcaaatttattgtaatttctgaaacaatatctGAACTCTTTGCAGATGTTTAGGGACAGATATATGGTGAAGTTAATGGATGAATCGCTAGAGGAATTCCACGAACCGTTTCCGGAAACTTCTCGGGAAGAATTCTCAATGGAAGCCGTAGAGGTTATCCTggggaaaataatagaaatatcaTTCAAActatatccaaaagaatccttGTAGGAACTTCCAAAATTACTTTCTCTGGTGCATTTTTTTTCGTAGCAatattatcatttatttttcaagatgaataatttttcggcttgaaaatccaaaattgGCGGTGTGATGCtgatcggcgtatggcgcgccgtCGATACCCCATACGGCGTCGGCGAGACATAAAATGAATCGGCGACGGCGGCGTGGCGCGGTGGCACACACGTTTCAGATTTATTTTCAGCATAAATAtaaatctgagcaattttgtgtcttctgCACTTTTCTTAACATATTTACTCTACAACCAGCCATGAAAATtgtttggaacaacatcaacaatataaaaatatatttcagaaAAGTCCGAACAAATATTTACCAGGTACTATGCATGTGCTATGTAAATATTGTTTAGATTTACCACAAATAGTTTGGAGCATCATTAAACTATCTAATTGtaataattcatgaaaagtggcataaataaaaataattgttcaAAGCACTCAATTTTACGACTTTGAAGCATAAATAACGTTATATAACCCTAAAACAATTCAATTAGTTTCGACGAAATGCAATGTTAAGAGAGGAATCATTTTTCTATGAACTAAATACGAGTTTATTGATCCTTGCAGAATAAAAAAGTTCGATAAAAGTCATACAAATAAAATGAGTGCTTGTTTTgcagatataataaaaatttgaagaaaatcacaTCTAGTTGGAATGTAATGattaaggctgatacaaatattaattttcttttatgtccgagacgacttggaaggtacgagggggggggggggataaaaataaataaggaacaaaaaaataaaaatgaaaaaaataatttttgtttagaatttttgtttttaaagatagttgttgaactttttgcaaaccacctctggatcattatttaacctgttttttaatttaaaaatggaAAAACCTAACTGTTGTCAAAAagaaatgatgaatcttttttttttctccccttcaaaattttcggatttttgaaggggggggtgacataaaagaaaattaatatttgtatcagcctaatttgaTAATGGAGTGGCAATTCTTCACATTGATTATGCTGAAATAAGTTGTATCTTTTAAAAGCTTTACATTTTTGCCACTGTTGACATTTTATCAACCCATATTGATCAAAAACATAAGCATCGAGTAAGTTATGTTAACCAAGTCGACAAATGCTAGAATCGAGGGCTTCAACAATCCAAAGCAATTAACGGAATAGCCATTACTGTTGTTGATCCAGATGATGATGAGACTAGTTCTCAGTTGAATGTACCGGGAATGATGGTCATGGCTGTGAGGCATGTGAACACACATTTCGTAAATCGCTACTCCAATGCTGTTGGCCTAGTAATCAggaaaaattggaaaaacaGTTTTGTGTTCGAATAAGTAATTCAGTTATATAACTGTACATACCACTTCTTGAAAGGAGTCCACTAAATAGCACCAAACGTAATACTCCAATAACAGCGATACGAAGGTCAGTAGGAAAACAGTAGAAAATCCGTTGAATCCCATGTTTTGCCACATGAAGATGATAGCTCCAATACTGAATATTGAGTAATAGTGTGTTATCATGAACGTTGTGCGCACCAAATGGGTTAATACACTGAACTGCCTGGAGAATTGAAATGAATTACAATTGCAAATAAAAGTCTGCTGGTCTATACCTCATGAATTCCATATGTTGACACAAGGTCTTTCGCAATTTTTTGTTCACAATTTCTAAATAATAGTCCACATCGGAATCTGGTATTCTCAACATTTCATGGTACCGATGGGTCAGCATTTTGAGCCTCATGCGCATTCCCAATATAAGGATGCCAATGTACGCAATGTTTGAGAAAAGCCTAGGAAGCAGAAATAAAGGCAACGAGCACATGAACAAGACATGCAAAACTCGTGCTGAAGGTTCTCCCATTCGGAGCAACAGCGGTGCCATTCTGAACACATTGTCCATGGTTTGGTTAGGAATCGACAGAAGAATCATCTCCACGACGATTAAGCCCAACATAGCTCGCATCATGGTTCGGCCAGTTTGATTGACATTGCTACGTTCAAGTTCATCAAAAATATGGTCAGAGGAGTTGACGCGTTCACTGAGAATGAAGGTCCTTAGGGTTTCAATTGGTTTTCTGAGCAGTACAATTGCTGCAGTTTTTAAACACGCCAGGCAAATCGATGTAAGTTTCAACAAGGCCATCACTTTGACGGAATTGTCGTCCCATCTGTCATACATATCACTCAAAACTTCTAGGGCTAACATTGATATCCCAAAAACGAATAGGCAATTGCTGAAAATCCGTATCTTGCGTTCTCCAACCCAA includes:
- the LOC23687434 gene encoding uncharacterized protein LOC23687434, with amino-acid sequence MVNHLRLVWNRVFKYSSSEAVSVSKFWSDDGTGGDCYWLLDAMSLLAGVRSDSTSNWVGERKIRIFSNCLFVFGISMLALEVLSDMYDRWDDNSVKVMALLKLTSICLACLKTAAIVLLRKPIETLRTFILSERVNSSDHIFDELERSNVNQTGRTMMRAMLGLIVVEMILLSIPNQTMDNVFRMAPLLLRMGEPSARVLHVLFMCSLPLFLLPRLFSNIAYIGILILGMRMRLKMLTHRYHEMLRIPDSDVDYYLEIVNKKLRKTLCQHMEFMRQFSVLTHLVRTTFMITHYYSIFSIGAIIFMWQNMGFNGFSTVFLLTFVSLLLEYYVWCYLVDSFQEVANSIGVAIYEMCVHMPHSHDHHSRYIQLRTSLIIIWINNSNGYSVNCFGLLKPSILAFVDLVNITYSMLMFLINMG